Within the Clostridia bacterium genome, the region GTCGAGGCCGGCGGTCCCGAATGGACGCAGGCGTGGAGTGACGAATTCAACGGCGCGCAGATTGACCGCGGCGTCTGGCACGTCCTGGAAGAAACGAAAACGTGTTACTCCCTGCGCGACAACACGAACAACGTCTACGTCAGAGACGGCAACCTCGTTATACACACCTTGAGGGAAGAATACAACGGCCGTCAGGCGACGACCGGGCATATACGCAGCGAATTCAGCACCGACTTCGGCTACGGAAGATACGAATACCGCTCAAAACTGCCGAAAGGCGACGGCGTCTGGCCCGCCTTCTGGATGATGGGCGAGGAAGACCTTTTCCCCCACACCGCCGAGATCGACGTCCTCGAGATGATCGGCACCGGCGAAACGGACGACTTCGCCGGCGAAAAGAAGGCGTTCGCCACCTTCCACTACGCGGGGGACGACGGCAAGCACGTCGAGCAGGGCGGCTGGACGGACCTCGGCATTCTCCATACGAAGGAACCGCTTTCCGACGACTACCACATTTACGCAGTCGAATGGGACAAGAATCAGCTCCGCTGGTACTTCGACGATCTGCTCTATATGGTCGTGAATATCGAGGGCGACGCGCTCGAACGCGCGCTTCATACGAATCCGATATATCTGATAATCAGCGTCGGGCTGAACTGCCCTGACGGTCAGCTCCCCGAACATATGGTCGAGTCGTTCCTTTACGTCGATTACGTCCGCTATTACAAGGACGCCTTGTCGGCGAAGCCGCAGGGAAATATCGCGTATGACGTTACGGATTCAAAGCCCGAATTCTCGCAGATCTTCTCTTACGCCGCGCAGACCGGCGCTTACTGCGCGGCGACCGATACGCTCGTCTACTCGACCGGCGCGGGAGAATCGCGCACCTACGGCGTCAGCGATATGGTGTTCCGTTCAATACTGAAACTCGCGGGCGGCGAAAGTGACTGGATCATGTCGAGCGCCGTTTCCGCCGACGGCAACAAAATCGCGCTCGGCAGCAGAGGCAAACTCACGGTGACGGATTCGCAGTTCGCCGCGTCGGAAAGCATCGAGTTTCCGTCTGAATATCCGGCGGCCGCGCTGAGCAACAACGGCTCGCGCTGCTACGCCGGCGGCACCGCGATCGACGATTCCGATTTCTGCAAATACCTCTACGTTTACGATACGTCCGATATGCATACGCTCCGCAGGGAATACACCGGCAGCTGGGTGGATACCGTCGCGGTCGCAGCGAACGATTACTACGCTTACGGCTGTTTCAACGGCGCGGTTTACGTCCGTAGCGCGAGTGGTATCGGCGCTGGAAACTTCAAGACGGACGGCAGAGTCGTCAGCATAGTCTTTTCGCAGGACTGCAAAACGCTTTACGCCGCCTCCGCCGACGGCAATATATATGTTTATGATATAGATACTCAAACCCCCTCGATCTTCGCCTCATGCGTTGACGAGATATATCAGCTCGCGCTCTCACCCGACGGAAAGCATATAGCCGCCGCCTGCGGCGACTCCTGCGCCCGCGTCTGGGACACCGCGACCGGCAAGCTCATCATACGCCCGTGCCTCGGGCGACTGCTCGCGACGAACGTCGCTTATTCATCCGACGGCAAACTGCTCGCCGTCTCCGGCACGGACGGCCGCATCGGGATCTACCGCGCCGATGACGGGCTCCCGCTCGAGTTGCTGACGGAAGGCGTTCCGCGCTGGTATAACACCATCGCGCTGAACGCGGATGCGTCCGTGCTGATGGCAATACGCTACGTTACGGATTACAAATCCGGCCCCGTCGCGTGGCGGCTTCCCGAAGACCTTATACCCGCCGACGGCGGCGACGCTTCCGCGCTCGGCAAGCTGCCCTATTACGACGAAGCTGCCTACACCCCCGAAAGCTACGCCGTCTACGCCGCCGCGCTGAAAAACGCGCACACGGTCAGGACGAACAGATACTCTGCGCAGGCGGTCATAGACTCCGCCGCTGACGCGGTCGCCGCAGCATCCGCCGGACTCGTAAAGGCGGGGCTGATGAAGGGCGATCCGACGGGCGACGGCATGATCACCGTTTCCGACGCACTGCGCGCGCTCCGTTTCGCCGCGAAGCTCGCGGAAGCGGACGCGACCGGACTTTACGTCTGTGACGTCGACTGCGACGGCGAGATCACCGTCGCGGACGCGCTGTTGATCCTTCGCGCCGCGATCGGACTGATACAGCTTTAATAACGGCGGCACGCCGCCGAAAAGATAATGCAAACCAAAGGAGAGACTCAGTATGAAGAAGATCATCGCAACCATCCTGACCGCGATCATGGTCTGCTCGCTCTTCGCGGGCGCCGTCACCTTCGCGGACTCCGCCCTTTCCGCCGCGCTCGAAGCGGCGAAACCGGAGCTTTACGGACTCTATACCGCCCACACCGGCGGCTATCTGCGCGACTGCTACGACAGAGCGCAGGCGGCTCAGCAGGCGGGCGGAGACGGCAGCGACGAGGCGACGGCACTCAACGCCGCGCTCAACGCCCTCACGCCGCTGACCGATTATACCCGCTCGCCGCTCATCGGCTTCGTCAACGTCGACGCCGCGGCGATAGCGGCAATGAAGCTGAACTCAGGCAGCGTCACCGCCGATCAGGGAGTTATCACCCTTTCCGGCGAAGGCAAGCTCCGCTATGCCAACGCCGCAGCGGAGGGGATCTCCGGCGACTCACCCTTCGGCGTCGCGACTGACGACTGCGACGGCTTCGCGCTGAAGATCTCCGCAGACGCCGACGCCGTGCTCGACCTCGAAGTCGGCAGACGCGGCAGCGCGGACGATTGCGTCTTCACTCTTTCCGACGTCGTTATCACCGCGGGCGAGAGATACTACCTCTTCCCCTTCGACCGCTTCGGAGATCTCCCGCTCGACGGCACGCTGAACTACATCTCCCTGACCTTCACCGGCGCTTCGCTCGTTTCCTTCAGCGATCTGCACGCCGTGCTTGCGGAGGAAACCGCCGGCGAGTACGAATACACCGAGACCAAGCTGACCGCCCCCGTTTTCGACAGTTCCAAGTATTACAAGATCACCCTTTTCGGCGATCCCGACAAGGTCTTTGAAATGGTCGACGACACAGGCAACGGCAAGTATCTGCTGAAGGAACCGGTTCCGGGAAAAGCGAGCCAGGAGTGGCAGATCTGCCGCGACCTCTCCAACACGTCGCGCTACCGCATAATCAACCGCCACTACGGCACGACTCTGTTCGCCGACGTGACCGGCGTCGCGCCGTCGCTCAACGACGGAGTTCCCAACCTCACGGACACCAATCAGGAATGGTCGCTCTCGTATAAAGCCAGGACCGGTTTCACTATCCAGATCTCAGGCGTCACCAAGCTGACCACGTCTATAGACGGCAGAGTCCGCTGTCAGAGCGCCGGCACGACCAAGACCTTCGATATCTACGAGGTCCCCGGCGACGATTGGCGCCTCGTCTGGGCCGAAGAGTTCAACGACGGCGAAGTCGACCGCACCGTATGGCGCAACCGCACCGGCAAGTTCCGCCCCGTCAGAGAGCCTATCTACCACCGCGCAGGACCGGAGAATATGTACTTTGAGGACTGCGACGACGACGGCGTCGTCAGCGGCAACCTCGTTATCCGCACCGACACCTCCCCCTGCGAGGAAACCACGCGCTACTACCAGACTCCCGGGCATGAGGAAGACGTCCTCGCGACCGGCGCGTATCTCGACTCCGTCGGCAACCACCTGTTCACTTACGGCAGAATGGAGATCCGCGCACGTCTGCCCGAAGGCGATCACATCTGGCCGGCGGGCTGGATGATGGGCACCTCCACGATGGGCTGGGCCGCCTGCGGCGAGCTTGATATAATCGAAATGGTCGGCAACGGCGAACGCGGCAATCACACCGGCGAAAGTTCTCCGATAGCGACGATCCACTGTATGGCGGATACCGGCGTCGGCTACACGCAGGGAAGCAACGCGACCGGCAAGATGCTCACCGACGATATACTCGCCCACAACTACCACAGCTATATAGTCGAGTGGGACGCCGACAGCGTACGCTGGTTCTGGGACGATATTCTCTTCTTCGTAATGCCCATTGACGTCAATCAGGAGCAGTACTCGTTCCTCTCCAACCCGATGTATCTGATACTCAACACCTCGATAGACACATCCAAGAGGGAGCAGGAAGGTATCAGTTCTCTCCCCGATAACACTCCCGAGGAGAGCTTCTACTACATCGACTACATCCACTACTATAAAAAGACGAAGGAGGCAACTCCCGAAGCCGACTCCCCCGTCGAAACTTATAAGAACTTCGCCTTCTACGATCACTCCAGCGAGATCGAGAACGTCATGGCCGCCGACGGCACCGGCAACAAGGCGTTCATCACCGGCAAGAGCGGCAAAATAATGGTCTATGACATACCCACCGGCACCCTCGACCTCTCCCGCACGGTCAACTACGCCGACTGCCCGTGGAGCGGCGCCGTTTCTCCCGACGGCAGCAAATACGTCGTCGTCGAGCAGGGCGGCAACGACCGCGGCGACGTCAATGCCGGCCGCATACTCGTTTTTGAAAACGGCAACTTCAGCAACC harbors:
- a CDS encoding family 16 glycosylhydrolase, which produces MKKLISLLLLTALVCACFSGAAFTAAADSLDRAMNAVKPELYGMYTPQSGNVLRDKYDRASALKATGSTDITLSNSLRNALGRLVALDEYTHVALAGFGGVTENDIAAMKLNAGGVSISGGAVTLIGEGTLRYCNAAENGIAGPSPFGADLSDADGLALTVTSAAKATLDLEIGVRGSESDCVFIIPDVAVSEGEKTYFFPFERFGCAAADNTLNYISLAFTGSPEVTFSDLHGVANSLDDAKKSEYSEAVATPETLNAKKYYKLLQKDSTLALTMFKATGEGDETFGFTEDDPDDDAQLWQLCPDPDQPERVRIVNKHYGYAIRGAYNYTLGFLPISARANLTSNEQLWLWDYNDGGFAFCVPNWTRISYSGDKFRITGINAEVKRFTLVEAGGPEWTQAWSDEFNGAQIDRGVWHVLEETKTCYSLRDNTNNVYVRDGNLVIHTLREEYNGRQATTGHIRSEFSTDFGYGRYEYRSKLPKGDGVWPAFWMMGEEDLFPHTAEIDVLEMIGTGETDDFAGEKKAFATFHYAGDDGKHVEQGGWTDLGILHTKEPLSDDYHIYAVEWDKNQLRWYFDDLLYMVVNIEGDALERALHTNPIYLIISVGLNCPDGQLPEHMVESFLYVDYVRYYKDALSAKPQGNIAYDVTDSKPEFSQIFSYAAQTGAYCAATDTLVYSTGAGESRTYGVSDMVFRSILKLAGGESDWIMSSAVSADGNKIALGSRGKLTVTDSQFAASESIEFPSEYPAAALSNNGSRCYAGGTAIDDSDFCKYLYVYDTSDMHTLRREYTGSWVDTVAVAANDYYAYGCFNGAVYVRSASGIGAGNFKTDGRVVSIVFSQDCKTLYAASADGNIYVYDIDTQTPSIFASCVDEIYQLALSPDGKHIAAACGDSCARVWDTATGKLIIRPCLGRLLATNVAYSSDGKLLAVSGTDGRIGIYRADDGLPLELLTEGVPRWYNTIALNADASVLMAIRYVTDYKSGPVAWRLPEDLIPADGGDASALGKLPYYDEAAYTPESYAVYAAALKNAHTVRTNRYSAQAVIDSAADAVAAASAGLVKAGLMKGDPTGDGMITVSDALRALRFAAKLAEADATGLYVCDVDCDGEITVADALLILRAAIGLIQL
- a CDS encoding family 16 glycosylhydrolase gives rise to the protein MKKIIATILTAIMVCSLFAGAVTFADSALSAALEAAKPELYGLYTAHTGGYLRDCYDRAQAAQQAGGDGSDEATALNAALNALTPLTDYTRSPLIGFVNVDAAAIAAMKLNSGSVTADQGVITLSGEGKLRYANAAAEGISGDSPFGVATDDCDGFALKISADADAVLDLEVGRRGSADDCVFTLSDVVITAGERYYLFPFDRFGDLPLDGTLNYISLTFTGASLVSFSDLHAVLAEETAGEYEYTETKLTAPVFDSSKYYKITLFGDPDKVFEMVDDTGNGKYLLKEPVPGKASQEWQICRDLSNTSRYRIINRHYGTTLFADVTGVAPSLNDGVPNLTDTNQEWSLSYKARTGFTIQISGVTKLTTSIDGRVRCQSAGTTKTFDIYEVPGDDWRLVWAEEFNDGEVDRTVWRNRTGKFRPVREPIYHRAGPENMYFEDCDDDGVVSGNLVIRTDTSPCEETTRYYQTPGHEEDVLATGAYLDSVGNHLFTYGRMEIRARLPEGDHIWPAGWMMGTSTMGWAACGELDIIEMVGNGERGNHTGESSPIATIHCMADTGVGYTQGSNATGKMLTDDILAHNYHSYIVEWDADSVRWFWDDILFFVMPIDVNQEQYSFLSNPMYLILNTSIDTSKREQEGISSLPDNTPEESFYYIDYIHYYKKTKEATPEADSPVETYKNFAFYDHSSEIENVMAADGTGNKAFITGKSGKIMVYDIPTGTLDLSRTVNYADCPWSGAVSPDGSKYVVVEQGGNDRGDVNAGRILVFENGNFSNPRIIEGSYASCAECAITPDSKYLLLFGRPHSTEGRNTAKNVYVFDLDTGEIVMQDPYAAYGRELVMAADGRFAASGTDGKAMLYSADFQKVGELENDILVSAMAFSGDSSRLATCNTRGVIRVWDSATGELVKAIDGPGEYDILSVALNADGSRVAVGCSDFCTRLFDVGSGKLIKRMAGAQSFIATVRYSPDFSVIAAASNDGKIRVYDADGNIRCILESNRGDTGYIDKFLFSADGKHIAAEIFITQRSCVAFWELPDGIATEKADFSALEALSFHDETAYTAESYAPYAEALKTANAVKANPYSAQSAIDAAAQAVAEAAEGLVEGGDEPDIMKGDFDGDKQITVNDALSALRIAAKLAPETPEALLIGDIDGDGMIAVNDALAILRVAAKLVDSL